One region of Hoeflea sp. 108 genomic DNA includes:
- a CDS encoding MFS transporter, translating to MYSIRPLIPLLITAGILLGGNGLQGTLIALRGAQEGFTPATIGLMGTAYFIGFLLGCIFITRMMKAVGHVRAFATLAAIAAAATLTLVLIIDPFMWSLIRFTTGFCFAGLFTVMESWLNSGASNHDRARVLAIYRIIDIGSVTGAQFMIPVFGAGGFTIFAIMSIMITLSLVPVSLGDRSNPTPPEDVKLDLKRAWQISPLGAVGCIFVGITNSAFRTMSPIYAEQIGMSVTDVVTFVSVGIIGGALIQYPLGYLSDLWDRRLVLLVTTAGAMISALMLVFLAGNSTIANFALVFVFGSFAMPLYSLSAAHANDRAEKGEFVLVNAALMLFYSVGAIAGPLVASLFMERYGPHSLFAFAASIYLIFIVVIAYRMGARSPVPAGHRSRFFALLRTSPIFARFAGRTGNGNDSNAV from the coding sequence ATGTACTCCATACGCCCCCTGATCCCCCTTCTCATCACGGCTGGCATCTTGCTGGGCGGCAACGGCCTGCAGGGTACGCTGATCGCATTGCGCGGCGCCCAGGAAGGCTTCACGCCCGCAACCATCGGGCTGATGGGAACGGCCTATTTCATCGGCTTCCTTTTGGGCTGCATCTTCATCACCCGGATGATGAAGGCCGTCGGCCACGTTCGCGCCTTCGCCACCCTTGCAGCCATCGCCGCGGCCGCGACGCTGACGCTGGTGCTGATCATTGATCCGTTCATGTGGTCGCTGATCCGCTTCACCACAGGTTTCTGCTTTGCCGGACTCTTCACGGTGATGGAAAGCTGGCTCAACTCCGGCGCCTCCAACCACGATCGCGCCCGGGTGCTGGCGATTTACCGCATCATCGACATCGGCTCGGTAACGGGCGCGCAGTTCATGATCCCCGTCTTCGGCGCTGGCGGCTTCACCATCTTCGCCATCATGTCGATCATGATCACGCTGTCGCTGGTGCCGGTGTCGCTCGGCGACCGCTCCAACCCGACACCGCCCGAAGACGTCAAGCTCGACCTCAAGCGCGCCTGGCAGATTTCGCCGCTTGGCGCCGTGGGCTGCATCTTTGTCGGCATAACCAACAGCGCCTTCCGCACGATGAGCCCGATCTATGCCGAGCAGATCGGCATGTCGGTGACCGACGTCGTCACCTTCGTCAGCGTCGGCATCATCGGCGGCGCCCTGATCCAGTACCCGCTCGGCTATCTTTCAGATCTGTGGGATCGGCGGCTTGTGCTGCTCGTCACCACCGCCGGTGCGATGATCTCGGCGCTGATGCTCGTGTTTCTCGCCGGCAACTCGACGATTGCCAACTTCGCGCTCGTCTTCGTCTTCGGCTCGTTTGCGATGCCGCTCTACTCGCTGTCGGCAGCACACGCCAACGACCGGGCCGAGAAAGGCGAGTTCGTACTGGTGAACGCAGCGCTGATGCTGTTCTACTCGGTGGGGGCGATTGCCGGACCGCTGGTCGCCTCGCTGTTCATGGAACGCTATGGGCCGCATTCGCTGTTTGCCTTCGCGGCCAGCATCTACCTCATCTTCATCGTCGTCATCGCCTACCGCATGGGCGCGCGCTCTCCTGTGCCCGCCGGACATCGCAGCCGATTCTTCGCCCTGTTGAGGACATCGCCGATTTTCGCCCGTTTTGCCGGCCGCACGGGCAATGGCAACGATTCAAATGCCGTCTAA
- the guaB gene encoding IMP dehydrogenase, with amino-acid sequence MAKIIESSTGALALTFDDVLLQPGHSEVMPGETDIRTRIAGDIDLNVPIISAAMDTVTEARLAIAMAQAGGIGVIHRNFTPAEQAEQVRQVKKFESGMVINPVTIGPDATLADALSLMRHYTISGIPVVENGGTGGQKTGRLVGILTNRDVRFASDPAQKVYELMTRENLITVKENVDQEEAKRLLHKHRIEKLLVVDKQGNCVGLITVKDIEKSQLNPNATKDSQGRLRAAAATSVGDDGFERAERLIDAGVDLLVIDTAHGHSQRVLDAVARAKKISNSVRIMAGNVATAEGAQALIDAGADAVKVGIGPGSICTTRIVAGVGVPQLSAIMSAVEAAQKSNVTVVADGGIKFSGDLAKALAAGAGAAMIGSLLAGTDESPGEVYLHQGRSFKAYRGMGSVGAMARGSADRYFQAEVRDTLKLVPEGIEGQVPYKGPVAGVLHQLAGGLKAAMGYVGGRDLEDFRQRATFVRISNAGLRESHAHDVTITRESPNYPGGA; translated from the coding sequence ATGGCGAAAATCATCGAATCCTCCACCGGCGCGCTGGCGCTCACTTTTGACGACGTGCTGCTGCAGCCCGGTCATTCGGAAGTCATGCCCGGCGAGACAGATATCCGCACCCGCATCGCCGGTGATATCGACCTCAACGTGCCGATCATCTCGGCCGCCATGGACACGGTCACCGAGGCGCGCCTCGCCATTGCCATGGCCCAGGCCGGCGGCATCGGCGTCATCCATCGCAATTTCACGCCGGCCGAGCAGGCCGAGCAGGTCCGCCAGGTCAAGAAGTTCGAATCGGGCATGGTCATCAACCCGGTCACCATCGGGCCGGATGCCACGCTCGCCGACGCGCTGTCCTTGATGCGCCACTATACGATTTCGGGCATTCCGGTCGTCGAGAACGGTGGCACCGGCGGTCAGAAGACCGGCCGTCTGGTCGGCATCCTCACCAATCGCGACGTGCGTTTCGCTTCGGACCCCGCCCAGAAGGTCTACGAGCTGATGACGCGCGAGAACCTGATCACGGTCAAGGAGAACGTCGATCAGGAAGAGGCGAAGCGCCTCCTGCATAAGCACCGCATCGAAAAGCTGCTGGTCGTAGACAAGCAGGGCAATTGCGTCGGTCTCATCACTGTCAAGGACATCGAGAAGTCGCAGCTCAACCCCAATGCCACCAAGGATTCGCAGGGCCGCCTGCGCGCTGCCGCCGCCACCAGCGTCGGCGATGACGGCTTCGAGCGTGCCGAGCGCCTGATCGATGCAGGCGTCGACCTTCTGGTCATCGACACCGCCCACGGCCATTCGCAGCGCGTCCTCGACGCCGTTGCCCGCGCCAAGAAGATCTCGAATTCGGTCCGCATCATGGCCGGCAACGTCGCAACCGCCGAGGGCGCCCAGGCGCTGATCGACGCGGGCGCCGATGCGGTCAAGGTTGGCATCGGCCCCGGCTCGATCTGCACCACCCGCATCGTCGCCGGCGTCGGCGTGCCGCAGCTTTCGGCAATCATGTCGGCGGTGGAAGCGGCGCAGAAGTCGAATGTCACTGTGGTGGCCGACGGCGGCATCAAGTTCTCGGGCGATCTCGCCAAGGCGCTCGCCGCCGGCGCTGGAGCGGCCATGATCGGCTCGCTGCTGGCCGGCACCGACGAGAGCCCGGGCGAGGTCTATCTACACCAGGGCCGCTCCTTCAAGGCCTATCGCGGCATGGGTTCGGTGGGCGCCATGGCGCGCGGTTCGGCCGACCGCTACTTCCAGGCCGAGGTGCGCGACACGCTCAAGCTCGTGCCCGAGGGGATCGAGGGCCAGGTCCCCTACAAGGGCCCGGTTGCAGGCGTGCTGCACCAGCTCGCCGGTGGCCTCAAGGCGGCCATGGGTTATGTCGGCGGCCGCGATCTCGAGGACTTCCGCCAGCGCGCTACCTTCGTGCGCATCTCCAATGCCGGCTTGCGCGAAAGCCACGCCCATGACGTGACCATCACCCGCGAAAGCCCGAATTACCCGGGCGGCGCGTGA
- the aspS gene encoding aspartate--tRNA ligase, which translates to MHRYRSHTCAQLRKSDVGSAVRLSGWVHRVRDHGGLLFIDMRDHYGLTQIVADPDSPAFKVAETVRGEWVIRVDGEVKARMAEAVNGNLPTGEIEVFAKEIEVLSVSKELPLPVFGEPEYPEDIRLKYRFLDLRRETLHKNIVARTKIIAEMRNRMGAEGFTEYSTPILTASSPEGARDFLVPSRIHPGKFFALPQAPQQYKQLLMVAGFDRYFQIAPCFRDEDPRADRLPGEFYQLDLEMSFVTQEDVWNTMEPVMRGVFEKFADGKPVTQKFRRIPYDTALRTYGSDKPDLRNPIELQEVTRHFDGSGFKVFAGMIASDPKVEVWAIPAKTGGSRAFCDRMNAWAQSEGQPGLGYIFWRKEGDKLEGAGPIAKNIGEERTEAIRQQLGLSDGDAAFFVAGDPKKFVSFAGAARTRAGEELNLVDRDRFELCWIIDFPFYEWLEDEKKIDFAHNPFSMPQGGLDALTNQDPLTIKAYQYDMVCNGFEIASGSIRNQLPELMVKAFELTGKTREEVEEQFGGLYRAFQYGAPPHGGMAAGVDRVIMLLVGAKNLREVTLFPMNQQAQDLLMNAPAEATPQQLRELSLRVAVAKKEA; encoded by the coding sequence ATGCACCGTTACCGCAGCCACACCTGCGCACAATTGAGGAAATCCGACGTCGGCTCCGCCGTCCGCCTGTCCGGCTGGGTGCACCGCGTCCGCGACCACGGCGGCCTGCTGTTCATCGACATGCGCGATCATTATGGCCTGACGCAGATCGTCGCCGATCCTGATTCGCCCGCCTTCAAGGTCGCCGAGACCGTGCGCGGCGAGTGGGTCATCCGCGTCGATGGCGAGGTCAAGGCGCGCATGGCCGAGGCCGTCAACGGCAACCTGCCGACCGGCGAGATCGAAGTCTTCGCCAAGGAAATCGAGGTGCTGTCGGTTTCCAAGGAATTGCCGCTGCCGGTGTTCGGCGAGCCGGAATATCCTGAAGACATCCGCCTCAAGTACCGCTTCCTCGACCTGCGTCGTGAAACGCTGCACAAGAACATTGTCGCGCGCACCAAGATCATCGCCGAAATGCGCAACCGCATGGGCGCCGAAGGCTTCACCGAATATTCGACGCCGATCCTGACGGCTTCGTCGCCGGAAGGCGCTCGCGACTTCCTGGTGCCGTCCCGCATCCATCCGGGCAAGTTTTTCGCGCTGCCGCAGGCCCCGCAGCAGTACAAGCAGCTGTTGATGGTCGCTGGCTTTGACCGCTATTTCCAGATCGCGCCGTGCTTCCGCGACGAAGACCCGCGCGCCGACCGCCTGCCGGGCGAATTCTATCAGCTCGACCTCGAAATGAGCTTCGTGACCCAGGAAGACGTCTGGAACACGATGGAGCCGGTGATGCGCGGCGTGTTCGAGAAGTTTGCCGATGGCAAGCCGGTCACCCAGAAGTTCCGCCGCATTCCTTATGACACGGCGCTGCGCACCTACGGCAGCGACAAGCCCGACCTGCGCAACCCGATCGAGCTCCAGGAAGTCACCAGGCATTTCGATGGCTCGGGCTTCAAGGTGTTCGCGGGCATGATCGCCTCGGACCCGAAGGTTGAAGTCTGGGCGATCCCGGCCAAAACAGGCGGCAGCCGCGCATTCTGCGACCGCATGAACGCCTGGGCGCAAAGCGAGGGCCAGCCGGGCCTCGGCTATATCTTCTGGCGCAAGGAAGGCGACAAGCTCGAGGGAGCAGGCCCGATTGCCAAGAACATCGGCGAAGAGCGCACTGAGGCGATCCGCCAGCAGCTTGGCCTGTCGGATGGTGACGCGGCATTCTTCGTTGCTGGCGACCCCAAGAAGTTCGTCTCGTTTGCAGGTGCCGCCCGCACGCGCGCAGGTGAGGAATTGAACCTCGTCGACCGCGACCGCTTCGAGCTTTGCTGGATCATCGACTTCCCGTTCTACGAATGGCTGGAAGACGAAAAGAAGATCGACTTCGCCCACAACCCGTTCTCAATGCCGCAGGGCGGCCTGGATGCGCTGACCAACCAGGACCCGCTGACCATCAAGGCCTATCAATACGACATGGTCTGCAACGGCTTCGAAATCGCATCCGGTTCGATCCGCAACCAGCTGCCCGAGCTGATGGTCAAGGCGTTCGAACTGACCGGCAAGACGCGCGAAGAGGTCGAAGAGCAGTTCGGCGGCCTCTACCGCGCCTTCCAGTACGGCGCGCCGCCGCATGGCGGCATGGCTGCCGGTGTCGATCGCGTCATCATGCTGCTCGTCGGGGCAAAGAACCTGCGTGAAGTGACGCTGTTCCCGATGAACCAGCAGGCGCAGGATCTGCTGATGAACGCTCCGGCCGAAGCCACGCCGCAGCAGCTGCGCGAGCTGTCGCTGCGCGTCGCTGTGGCCAAGAAAGAAGCTTAA
- a CDS encoding GNAT family N-acetyltransferase: MTTLTVSTSIDSETASLIGDGLNAYNHKAAGPHNDQDLWIVARDGQGMVAGGLKGSSEYTWLFVEWLWIGPQHRGSGLGTQLLAEAEEEARQRRCIGVHLDSYTFQAPEFYKRQGYEEFGRIDDYPVGHSRVWLKKRF, encoded by the coding sequence ATGACCACGCTGACCGTCAGCACGAGCATCGACAGCGAAACCGCAAGCCTCATCGGCGACGGGCTTAATGCCTACAACCACAAGGCGGCCGGGCCGCACAACGACCAGGATCTGTGGATCGTCGCCCGCGACGGCCAGGGCATGGTCGCAGGCGGCCTCAAGGGCTCGTCCGAATACACCTGGCTGTTCGTCGAGTGGCTGTGGATCGGACCTCAGCATCGCGGCAGTGGCCTCGGCACGCAGCTTCTTGCCGAAGCAGAGGAAGAAGCCCGCCAGCGCCGCTGCATCGGCGTCCATCTCGATTCGTATACGTTCCAGGCGCCGGAGTTCTACAAGCGGCAGGGATATGAGGAGTTCGGCCGCATCGACGATTATCCGGTCGGTCATTCCAGGGTGTGGCTCAAGAAGCGGTTTTGA
- the rnd gene encoding ribonuclease D encodes MHVITTQEELETAVAALEKSNFVTVDTEFIRETTFWPELCLIQMAAPGVSALVDPLAPGLDLAPFFRLMGNEAVTKVFHAARQDIEIIFHLGNLIPHPVFDTQVAAMVCGFGDSVSYEQIVQKVTGGRIDKSSRFTDWRHRPLSEKQLDYALADVTHLIGVYEHLKTELERENRAHWLNEEMEVLTSRDTYDPHPEDAWKRLKMRLRKPQELAIVQAVAAWREREARDRNVPRGRVLKDDAIYEIAQQAPRDATALSRLRTTPKGWERSSPAASLLAVVNAALDIPRDQMPRLPKTFQPPEGSSAAAELLKVLLRLVSEKEGVATKVLASGDDIDRIAAEGEAADVPALQGWRRAVFGESALRLVRGEIAIKFDKRRIAIFDIEG; translated from the coding sequence ATGCATGTAATAACGACCCAGGAAGAACTCGAAACTGCCGTAGCCGCGCTCGAAAAGTCCAATTTCGTTACGGTCGACACCGAGTTCATTCGCGAAACCACTTTCTGGCCCGAGCTCTGCCTGATCCAGATGGCGGCACCCGGCGTGTCGGCGCTTGTCGACCCCCTGGCGCCCGGCCTCGATCTTGCGCCGTTCTTCCGGCTGATGGGCAACGAAGCGGTGACCAAGGTGTTCCATGCCGCCCGGCAGGACATCGAAATCATCTTCCACCTGGGCAATCTCATTCCGCACCCTGTCTTCGACACCCAGGTGGCGGCGATGGTCTGCGGCTTCGGCGACAGCGTCTCTTACGAGCAGATCGTGCAGAAGGTGACGGGCGGCCGCATCGACAAGTCGTCGCGCTTCACCGACTGGCGACACCGCCCGCTGTCGGAAAAGCAGCTCGACTATGCGCTGGCCGATGTCACCCATCTCATCGGCGTCTACGAGCACCTCAAGACCGAACTGGAGCGCGAGAACCGCGCCCACTGGCTGAACGAGGAAATGGAGGTCCTGACCTCCCGCGATACTTACGACCCGCATCCTGAGGATGCCTGGAAGCGGCTGAAGATGCGGCTGCGCAAGCCGCAGGAGCTCGCCATCGTGCAGGCGGTTGCCGCCTGGCGCGAGCGCGAGGCGCGCGATCGCAACGTGCCGCGCGGCCGCGTGCTCAAGGACGACGCCATCTACGAAATCGCCCAGCAGGCGCCTCGCGATGCCACAGCACTCTCCCGGCTGCGCACCACGCCCAAGGGCTGGGAGCGCTCGTCGCCGGCAGCGTCATTGCTTGCCGTGGTCAATGCGGCACTCGACATTCCGCGCGACCAGATGCCCCGCCTACCCAAGACGTTCCAGCCGCCGGAAGGCTCGAGCGCCGCAGCCGAACTGCTCAAGGTCCTGCTCAGGCTGGTTTCCGAAAAGGAAGGCGTAGCGACCAAAGTGCTTGCTTCGGGCGACGACATCGACCGCATCGCCGCCGAAGGCGAAGCCGCCGACGTGCCTGCCCTGCAGGGCTGGCGCCGTGCCGTGTTCGGCGAATCGGCGCTCCGGCTGGTGCGCGGCGAGATCGCCATCAAGTTCGACAAGCGCCGCATCGCGATCTTCGACATCGAGGGCTGA
- a CDS encoding MAPEG family protein — MNQTAIFWPMLAQVLLVYIVYGVLSARRRNAVRSGEARINQFKTRAAEPESSITAANNIINQFELPVLFYAACLSLYMTSGVSYVALVLAWLFVTTRYAHAWFHLTTNRVKFRSRAFILGAALLALLWIWFALHLAGAV; from the coding sequence ATGAACCAAACTGCCATCTTCTGGCCCATGCTTGCGCAAGTCTTGCTGGTCTATATCGTCTATGGCGTGCTTTCGGCGCGGCGCCGGAACGCGGTCCGCTCGGGCGAGGCCCGCATCAATCAGTTCAAGACGCGCGCTGCCGAGCCCGAATCGAGCATCACCGCCGCCAACAACATCATCAACCAGTTCGAATTGCCGGTGCTCTTCTACGCCGCCTGCCTGTCGCTCTACATGACGTCAGGCGTGTCTTATGTCGCGCTCGTTCTGGCCTGGCTGTTCGTGACGACGCGCTATGCGCATGCCTGGTTCCACCTGACCACCAACAGGGTCAAGTTCCGCAGCCGGGCATTCATCCTCGGCGCAGCGCTCCTGGCGTTGTTGTGGATCTGGTTTGCGCTGCACCTCGCAGGCGCAGTCTAG